From Streptomyces yatensis, one genomic window encodes:
- a CDS encoding M23 family metallopeptidase — MASTRTATGKHRRTTKVNVRTGANVVGITTVASGVVAGLTGQAFAADTAPSPRQTGLTQAIVIGDGIADHIEDQAQAQETAAEQAAAKAKAEAIARQEAARKAEAAAKKAKAEREAKERAAREAERKRLNTFETPISGSYVSTGYHAASGLWSSGSHTGIDFHASSGTSVHSVGMGEIVEAGWGGSYGNNVVIKMNDGTYTQYGHLSSISVSVGQKVTPGQQIGLSGATGNVTGPHLHFEARTSPDYGSDIDPLAYLRSHGVNV, encoded by the coding sequence ATGGCGTCCACCCGCACTGCCACCGGGAAACACCGCCGCACCACCAAGGTCAACGTCCGCACCGGCGCGAACGTCGTGGGCATCACCACCGTCGCCTCGGGTGTGGTCGCCGGGCTCACCGGACAGGCGTTCGCGGCCGACACGGCCCCCAGTCCCCGGCAGACCGGTCTGACCCAGGCGATCGTGATCGGCGACGGGATCGCGGACCACATCGAGGACCAGGCGCAGGCCCAGGAGACCGCCGCCGAGCAGGCCGCCGCCAAGGCCAAGGCGGAGGCGATCGCCCGCCAGGAGGCCGCCAGAAAGGCGGAGGCCGCGGCGAAGAAGGCCAAGGCCGAGCGCGAGGCCAAGGAGCGCGCGGCGCGCGAGGCCGAGCGCAAGCGGCTCAACACCTTCGAGACGCCGATCAGCGGCTCCTACGTCTCCACCGGCTACCACGCAGCCAGCGGACTGTGGTCCTCCGGCAGCCACACCGGCATCGACTTCCACGCCTCCTCCGGCACCTCGGTGCACTCCGTGGGCATGGGCGAGATCGTCGAGGCGGGCTGGGGCGGCTCCTACGGCAACAACGTCGTCATCAAGATGAACGACGGCACCTACACCCAGTACGGCCACCTGTCGTCGATCAGCGTCTCGGTCGGTCAGAAGGTCACCCCCGGCCAGCAGATCGGCCTGTCGGGCGCCACCGGCAACGTCACCGGGCCGCATCTGCACTTCGAGGCCCGCACCAGCCCGGACTACGGCTCGGACATCGACCCCCTGGCGTATCTGCGCTCGCACGGCGTCAACGTCTGA